The Candidatus Cetobacterium colombiensis DNA segment AGAAAATATTGTTTTTGTTGGAACAAGTGGAGTTGGAAAAACACATTTAGCTGTTGCCTTAGGTATGGCAGCAGCTAAAAAAAGATATTCAGTATATTTTATTCCATGTCATGATTTAATTTTAAACCTAAAAAAAGCTTACAATGAAAATCGCTTAGAAGCTCGATTAAAACATTACGCGAAATATCAATTATTAGTTATTGATGAAATAGGATATTTACCGCTTGATAGAACTGGAGCTAATCTTTTATTTCAATTAATAACAAAAAGATACGAGGTTAATTCAACAATAATAACTACAAATCAAGTTTTTAGCAAATGGGGAGATATGTTTTCAGATAACACTTTGGCTGCTGCCATTTTAGATCGCTTACTCCATCATTCTCATATT contains these protein-coding regions:
- the istB gene encoding IS21-like element helper ATPase IstB; the encoded protein is MINYNKVLSNLEELKLDKIRTFLPNYLNSIKDKDISIVDILYELTEKEVEFKNQRASRIQVVVSAFPFEKEVRDFDFLYQPSVNKSQILDLESLRFLENKENIVFVGTSGVGKTHLAVALGMAAAKKRYSVYFIPCHDLILNLKKAYNENRLEARLKHYAKYQLLVIDEIGYLPLDRTGANLLFQLITKRYEVNSTIITTNQVFSKWGDMFSDNTLAAAILDRLLHHSHIIKITGPSYRLKGKIEEFEEKISSIK